taacattttttatatttttgttttgtatttttctgagtttttgatTGATTTATTGATGAATGACAATAAAAATTCATATACCCAATCTAATTAATTGttgaatattataataatttcaaaaattttattttatataataattattacacatttaaaaaattaataaaaaaatttaaaattgtaatcCCCTAAATCGATATTCATCATTTAAATTTGAGCTAAATTCCATTTCATGCAATCTATGAATCAAACAAAACCTATTCATCCATTGTACATTGGTCAAAATtacttttcaagaaaaaaaaaatttactattgaaaaaaaataatttaaagagaattattttattattttaatatttttatgattaaaatttactaaatttaattttaaattattttttaatattctttaattaatgtattttaaaaaattattttcttccaACAATAAGGTTAAACCAAACCTAATAAGTATCATTAACGGAGCCAACCATTGCAATGTGCCctcgaagaagaagaagaggaagaagaaaaacgAACCCTACAGTGCCCTGGCACAAGTTCAGGCTAGTGAGCCCAAATCACTGAACAAGATTTGCCTAGAGGCATACACAATTGTGGAGGTTATCAGATGTTGCACAAAATTGTAACTACTGCATCTTCAACAACAGAAGTGAAAGTGCAGTATACAGCAGCACTTGGAACATTCTCCATCCAAAAATGCTGTGTTCACTCTGGAGCTTTAGCAGATCCATAACCATTATAAATTACAACCAGCGACTATTTCACAGTGATAAAAAATTACAATTCCCTCTAGCAAATTGTAACCAGAAACAAAAGTTCTATCTAAGCTCTCCACAGTTACCCATCTTTGGAAATTATAACCTGAAAATTGGTTCCAATATCAGCTTCACTAGACATTAACTTCCAATGCTGCTACAGCTCATAGATCAAAGAAGTGGTATTCACTGTACAGTTCTACATTCTTCATTTCCCAGCTCACTCTTCACCACCTGGAGATATTATATCTAACTGAAATAAGATTTGTGACAGTTGGATTCAAGCATTGTACACATATCAGTAGCAAGTTGGACTTTCTTTTTTTCACTTGTTTCTAATTTTCAATTTGGGAAAAAAAATGCCACTACCCTGGCAATAACTCCATGGAAAGGAGACAGTCTAAGAGCTAGTATAGACAATCATGTTGCCTATACCATATGTTATAGTTTTTGCCGCATGAAGGTTAAATTTAACAATAGTTCTTTTCTTACAACAAAAATAACTTTAAAGATTTTAATATTTTAAGAGTTATCTGTGATTAAAGTGACAATATTGATCTACCAATAAGAGATGAAGAACCATAGGATAAATCAAGTTAAATATCAGGTAACAAGATCAAAACTCATCTGTATGCAGATTAGTTTAAAATTCAATATGCACTTTTTGACAATTCGTTGTTTGCTATTAATAATGGAATTCTTGAATCGATATATATATGAATGAGCATAGTGTACCTTATCAATTTTATGCCCATACTTTTCTGGTCCAGGGAAAATAACATTTCTTAGCATATATAAACTCTCCTCTGCCAAGGGAATGCAATGGTTGTCAGATAGCAGGGTTCTTCAAATAAACCATATGTAAAAATGGAATGAGAACCATGTAATGTAGCCAAGCCAAAAACCAATAAGACTAGCAACAGAGCCCCACCTGATAAGTTTATTTTAGATTGTTATTGTTAAAGCGAAATCAAGGATGCAGAATTATCTTCATAAAGATTAGGAGTAGTAAGGAAGTCATTTTGACTATTTTAATCTTCACATAATTGTATTGAGAAATTCAAAGCTTACCGTTGGGGCCTTAACCACTTCAAGAATGAGATCTCTTTTGCTGAAAGGGCATTTTGTTTTCTTCCAACACCTTGAGGAAGTTAGACAGGATAATGGAATCATTGCATCTATCTCTTTCAATCAACCATTCCTCCTGAAGATGAACATCAACATCCCTGTATAACAGTGTGATCCACAGACATCAACAACAAAACGTAATAAAAGATAAAGGGAGAGGAACCAGATAAATCCAAATTTATGTGATCCATTGGGTAACACTTTATCTAGCCTACCAAAGAAGGATAAGAAAATTACTTCTTTATTTTCTAATGGAAAAATGGAAACAAGTTACCTCTTCAGTGCCAGAACCTCATAATTCCTGCGCAAAAAATCAGCATGTTTTGTGAGGGCATCTTGTGCATATTGTTTGCCCACAGTTCTTACTGCTGCCGCATTTAGCAAATTTTCCAATGAACCGTGTTTTTTCAAAAGCTTTAAAGCAGTCTTTCGACCAAACCCAGGAGCCATGTTTTGTATCCCAGGAACGCCATCAACCTCATCACCCATAATACATCCTATACAATTAAAGATCCAACGTAAACTTGAGATGCATTGTTAGTTATTCATGTCGAAAAACTAAGAACAGTTTTTAATAAAGGCCAAATAAAGAGTCTCCCCCACTAAACCTAGTGGTCATTTCATCTATGTCGTGAAATCTTACTTTTTAAGGctccttttccttttttttttcttggtctTAACAAAATTATTTGTTTGTATTCTTTTCAACATATATATAAAGTGAAACTAATGTATAAATCACTAAATTGTACATACTTCTGGCAGTTCTGAAGGATCCTTTTTTATAACCATCCTATATTAATTGGCAATTGGTTTGAACCACAGCATTTCATAATATACACATGTAGAAGTACAGTAAATTATATGACAAATCCATAATGTAACATATAAAAACACCTTTCTCAAACTTACTAAAACTCAGATCAGAGCATGGATCACAATTATATTGAGCATTATAGTGCTTCACGGTGTAAAAGGACCACCGTTTTAGCTCTGTAACAGGCAAAACAATCTGCACATCTTCAGAAATCAACTGCTTGAAATCTTTATCCGGCGAGGCAATAACCACCCTATATCCTCTTTGTAAGACTTGTCCTACAAGTGTCGCGACCACGTCATCTGCTTCATGGCCTTCCATTTTTACAACCTGCATGAATTCGTATTTTTATAAgcagactaacaaataaaagatagATGTTGTCAAACAGTTATGAAAAATAATCCTGGGGAGGTTCATAAATTGCTTAGTACAAAAGATTGACTGACATAAGCTCTAACTTTTCCAATGATGATGGCATGATAATGGTAGAAATTGAATTATCAAGAATCCTAATAAAATTACAAATGAACTAATTTCTGGCATAATGTAGAATCATATCCATTTCGGAACAACAGATTTCAtccattttcattttattttttcttttctttccaggtttgtcaatgataaattaatgaaatCCTTTGCATCAAAATCTGTGGTCATTGTCTGATCCTACCAAAAACTCAACCATTAATGGAAAAATTTTACTAGGTGTGTGCTACTTTCATTTAGTAAGTTTACAGTCCAGGATCTAAAATGTTACTCATTACCGACAAAAATAGTGCCTGTAGACTAGAAAGTACAGAAGTTACTATCTAGATGCTTTTCTACTCAAGCAATAATCGAGGAGAAAATATAAGTATTTGAAAAGTATACAACTATAAAATACAGAAAGCTTCCCAAAAATAGAATTTTGAGAGCATGTAAATTTAAATGATCACAAATTAGGATCAAAGAAAGTTCACTCACTGGAACATTGCATTTTCTTAGAACATCAATGACAACTTGAGACCTTCGAACATGATCCATTGAAAATTTGTGACAAGCTGATAATTGGCTTAAGAATTTTCTCCTATGTGCTTTATATGAAGGCAACAGCTGTCTGCGGTGCTCACTACCCCCTTCTCCATCAAGAACCTGATGAACATCACAAAAATTTCTAAGCTCAAATATTCTATACATAAAGAGAAAGAGAGCATGATTAACCAAATAATCATTCAAATACAACagaatgataaaaaatatattcaAGAATATAGTTCAAGTAATTGGTGTTCAAAATACAGGACCAGCCTGAATAATTCAAGTAGTTGTTCTTGGCAATGTGGGAAGTAGCATGGAATTagcatatatattatattttggaCCACAACATATTCTTCCCTTAATACGGGTATTAGAGATCTGGCAGACTTAACACAACAAAAGGCCACTTAGAATGtcaaaaaaagaaagagaggaaaagaATCCAATTTCTACAATTATATAAGGAACCTCCCCCCAATCTAGTCGTTAAGAAAAGGAAGAAGCCACTAATCCATCTCCAATGCTTGAACATTAGATTAATATGAATCCTACACAGAAGTATTTGTCAATATCTAAAATATGCAGCCACTGAAAGGTCAATGACTACATGTCTCTGCCTTCAGAGATTGCAAACCATACAATCAGTAACAGTTTCCTTAGAATCTCCAGGAATTTTATCAATACAAGTATTGCAAACTTGGCAATTTTGAATACAGGGTCATTAAATACCATGTCCTTCTCCAACACATAATTAAAACAAAAAAGGTACATTGTTCAAAACCTTtcatatagaaaaaaaaattatcattaaattgCTTAAATAACTTCAGCCAGCCAATATCATCCTTCCACTAAATGAAATAACTATAACATAGCCTCTACTTGCACACAATCATAAACAAAGCTATGCTACATAAATAAGCACTGCTATTCCTTCAAAGCCAATTAAGAATATTCTCACATTAACTTGCAAACACAGCAACATCAGAAATCAACAAATAAAATCAAGCAACCCAACTGCATTAAATTCATGAAAAATCAGCAATATCAAAACCTAAACATGGAGATAGAGAGTTTACAGCAATAACAGGGTCGCTAAGGCTGACTTGAGAGAAGAAAAGAGAAATCCAGTAACCAAAAAAGTCCAAGCTCGGTGTGCTTCCAGCATAACAAAGAGGATTGACATCCAAGAAAAACACCCTTTTCTTGCTTTTACTCCTCTCTTTTTTATTTCCGCTAATTTCATTTCCACGAAACAATTGTTCACCAACTGTTCGATTAAAAGACCCAGAAGAAGACGAAGAC
This is a stretch of genomic DNA from Hevea brasiliensis isolate MT/VB/25A 57/8 chromosome 12, ASM3005281v1, whole genome shotgun sequence. It encodes these proteins:
- the LOC110640512 gene encoding uncharacterized protein LOC110640512; the protein is MLKMVEAAMVTQVHVKPPLSTTPYVCISTGNLRRKTRGTKLAKSCKAWKLIAAASASSSSSSGSFNRTVGEQLFRGNEISGNKKERSKSKKRVFFLDVNPLCYAGSTPSLDFFGYWISLFFSQVSLSDPVIAVLDGEGGSEHRRQLLPSYKAHRRKFLSQLSACHKFSMDHVRRSQVVIDVLRKCNVPVVKMEGHEADDVVATLVGQVLQRGYRVVIASPDKDFKQLISEDVQIVLPVTELKRWSFYTVKHYNAQYNCDPCSDLSFRCIMGDEVDGVPGIQNMAPGFGRKTALKLLKKHGSLENLLNAAAVRTVGKQYAQDALTKHADFLRRNYEVLALKRDVDVHLQEEWLIERDRCNDSIILSNFLKVLEENKMPFQQKRSHS